The Bryobacteraceae bacterium genome includes a window with the following:
- a CDS encoding FAD-linked oxidase — protein MVAVEDASGYQGYADSILAPSTVEELSANLQRAAALGVPVTPSGAGTGITGGRCPQGGWLVSTERLRRLEIARGRAVVGAGVLLRDLQAAAARTGQFYAPDPTEWTASIGGNIATNASGSRSFRYGSTRRHVLSLTVVFADGSIRVCRRGEPLDFPYEPVRQPATTKNAAGYFLPENASWTDLLCGSEGTLAFIAEAELSLLPQPDSLLAGVVFFPALDATLEAVEQWRTVPQLRMLEFMDSASLGILREDAAAPIPAEARACLMIEQQLDGLDGDPVDAWLERLQSAGALDESWFGTAPADFERFRAFRHALPECVNARVRSRGFEKISSDLAVPLHRNAEMMAFYLRELELRFPGRYAIYGHIGDAHVHVNILSESAGDAASGRAWMLDAAREAVRLGGTVSAEHGLGKRKRALLEIMYPPGEIASMRAVKSRLDPQWRLSPGTLFPDPNVTI, from the coding sequence GTGGTCGCCGTCGAAGACGCCTCCGGCTATCAGGGGTACGCCGACTCCATCCTTGCTCCCTCCACAGTCGAAGAACTGTCTGCCAACCTCCAGCGCGCCGCCGCCCTGGGCGTCCCCGTCACGCCCTCCGGCGCGGGCACCGGCATTACCGGCGGCCGCTGCCCGCAGGGCGGCTGGCTCGTCTCCACGGAGCGTCTCCGCCGCCTCGAAATCGCCCGCGGCCGCGCCGTTGTGGGCGCCGGCGTGCTTCTCAGGGACCTTCAGGCTGCCGCCGCCCGCACGGGTCAGTTTTACGCTCCGGATCCCACCGAGTGGACCGCCTCTATCGGCGGCAACATCGCCACCAACGCCAGCGGCTCCCGCAGCTTCCGCTACGGATCCACGCGCCGGCACGTGCTCTCCCTGACCGTGGTCTTCGCCGATGGCTCCATCCGGGTCTGCCGCCGGGGAGAACCGCTCGATTTCCCCTACGAGCCCGTCCGCCAGCCAGCGACGACAAAGAACGCCGCCGGCTACTTCCTGCCGGAAAACGCCTCCTGGACGGACCTCCTCTGCGGCAGCGAAGGCACGCTGGCGTTCATCGCCGAAGCCGAACTCAGTCTCCTGCCGCAGCCCGATTCCCTTCTCGCGGGCGTCGTCTTCTTCCCTGCTCTGGACGCCACGCTGGAGGCCGTCGAGCAATGGCGGACCGTCCCGCAGCTCCGCATGCTCGAGTTCATGGACTCCGCATCGCTCGGCATCCTGCGCGAGGACGCCGCCGCTCCCATTCCTGCAGAGGCCCGCGCCTGCCTCATGATCGAACAGCAGCTCGACGGGCTCGACGGCGATCCCGTCGACGCGTGGCTGGAACGCCTCCAGTCGGCCGGCGCCCTCGATGAATCGTGGTTTGGAACCGCGCCCGCCGACTTCGAACGCTTCCGCGCCTTCCGCCATGCGCTGCCCGAGTGCGTCAACGCGCGCGTCCGCAGCCGCGGCTTCGAGAAGATCAGCTCCGATCTCGCCGTTCCCCTTCACCGCAACGCCGAAATGATGGCCTTCTACCTGCGCGAGCTCGAACTGCGCTTTCCCGGCCGCTACGCCATCTACGGCCACATCGGCGACGCCCACGTCCACGTCAACATCCTGTCCGAATCAGCCGGAGATGCCGCCAGCGGGCGCGCCTGGATGCTTGACGCCGCCCGCGAAGCCGTCCGCCTCGGCGGCACCGTGAGCGCCGAGCACGGTCTCGGCAAGCGCAAGCGCGCGCTGCTCGAAATCATGTACCCGCCCGGGGAAATCGCCTCCATGCGCGCCGTCAAGTCCCGCCTCGATCCCCAGTGGCGGCTCAGTCCGGGGACATTATTTCCAGATCCGAATGTCACCATTTGA
- a CDS encoding citrate synthase gives MAQDRLLVTDSRTGKQYELPITDGTIHATDLRQIKVSDDDFGLMSYDPAYLNTASCRSSITYIDGDKGILRYRGYPIEVLAENCSFLEVAWLLLNGELPTREELDAWTAQVKKHVLIHETTKKFLEGFRYDAHPMGMLISTVAALSTVYPDAKNVHDPEVRRKHIVRLIAKMPTITAYCYRHHFGLPYVYPDPELGYTENFMNMLWRLLEPKYIANPVLARALDILFILHADHEQNCSTSTMRTVGSSLADPYVSVAAAAAALSGPLHGGANEEVLHMLDEIGTKDKVPAYIERVKRGEVRLMGFGHRVYKNYDPRARIIKRTADEVFAVTGYNPKIEIARELERIALEDEYFIKRKLYPNVDFYSGIIYEAMGFKPRLFTVLFAIPRVVGWLAQWDELLRDPEQKIARPRQIYTGYGERQFIPIHERKK, from the coding sequence ATGGCACAAGACCGTCTTCTTGTTACTGATTCGCGTACCGGAAAGCAGTACGAACTGCCCATCACCGACGGTACCATCCACGCCACGGACCTGCGGCAGATCAAGGTCTCGGATGACGACTTCGGCCTGATGAGTTATGATCCCGCCTATCTGAATACCGCCTCCTGCCGCAGTTCGATCACCTACATCGATGGCGACAAGGGAATCCTGCGCTACCGCGGCTATCCCATCGAAGTGCTGGCCGAGAACTGCTCGTTCCTGGAGGTCGCGTGGCTGCTTCTCAACGGCGAACTGCCCACGCGCGAAGAACTCGACGCCTGGACCGCGCAGGTCAAGAAACACGTCCTCATCCACGAAACCACGAAGAAATTCCTCGAGGGCTTCCGCTACGACGCGCACCCGATGGGCATGCTCATTTCCACGGTCGCGGCTCTCTCCACCGTCTATCCGGACGCGAAGAACGTTCATGATCCGGAGGTCCGCCGCAAGCATATCGTCCGCCTCATTGCGAAGATGCCGACGATCACGGCGTATTGCTACCGCCATCACTTCGGCCTGCCCTACGTCTACCCGGATCCCGAGCTCGGCTACACCGAGAACTTCATGAACATGCTCTGGCGCCTGCTCGAGCCGAAGTACATCGCCAATCCCGTGCTGGCGCGCGCCCTCGATATTCTGTTCATCCTTCACGCCGACCACGAGCAGAACTGCTCGACTTCCACCATGCGCACGGTCGGCTCCTCGCTCGCCGATCCCTACGTTTCCGTCGCCGCCGCCGCCGCCGCGCTCAGCGGCCCCCTGCACGGCGGCGCCAACGAGGAAGTCCTGCACATGCTCGACGAAATCGGCACGAAGGACAAGGTTCCCGCCTACATCGAGCGCGTCAAGCGCGGCGAAGTCCGCCTCATGGGCTTCGGCCACCGCGTCTACAAGAACTACGACCCGCGGGCGCGCATCATCAAGCGCACCGCCGACGAAGTGTTCGCCGTCACCGGCTACAACCCGAAGATCGAAATCGCCAGGGAGCTCGAGCGCATCGCCCTCGAGGACGAATACTTCATCAAGCGCAAGCTTTATCCCAACGTCGATTTCTACTCCGGCATCATTTACGAGGCCATGGGCTTCAAGCCCCGGCTCTTCACAGTCCTGTTCGCCATCCCGCGCGTGGTCGGCTGGCTGGCGCAGTGGGACGAGCTGCTCCGCGATCCCGAGCAGAAGATCGCCCGCCCGCGCCAGATCTACACGGGCTATGGCGAGCGCCAGTTCATCCCCATCCACGAGCGCAAGAAGTAG
- a CDS encoding DNA-binding response regulator: MKKILLIEDDTDLYALLKYNLEKEGFLLVGSQTGRGAVELVRRERPDLIILDIMLPDSDGLDICKGIRSRPELAHIPIIFLTARASETDRILGLELGASDYIVKPFFVRELIARVKIQFRQAQPPARPIQAGPLMLDRATCRVTLDGKPVSLTATEFRLLEFLMSRPGVVFSREQLLDAVWGHDRAVTDRTVDVYILRLRQKLEGENESLSFIRSVRGFGYSFNEDPVQSARQPAAS; encoded by the coding sequence ATGAAGAAAATCCTTCTGATCGAAGATGATACGGATCTCTACGCGCTGCTGAAATACAACCTCGAAAAGGAAGGCTTCCTGCTCGTGGGCAGCCAGACCGGCCGAGGCGCCGTGGAGCTCGTCCGGCGCGAGCGCCCCGACCTGATTATCCTCGACATCATGCTGCCCGACTCTGACGGGCTCGACATCTGCAAAGGCATCCGCAGCCGCCCGGAACTCGCCCACATCCCGATCATCTTCCTCACCGCCCGCGCCTCGGAGACGGACCGCATCCTCGGTCTCGAACTCGGCGCCAGCGACTACATCGTCAAACCCTTCTTCGTCCGCGAGCTCATCGCACGGGTCAAAATCCAGTTCCGGCAGGCGCAGCCGCCGGCGCGTCCCATCCAGGCGGGTCCTCTGATGCTCGACCGCGCCACCTGCCGCGTCACTCTCGACGGCAAGCCCGTCTCGCTGACGGCCACTGAATTCCGCCTGCTCGAGTTCCTCATGTCCCGCCCCGGCGTCGTCTTCAGCCGCGAGCAGCTTCTGGACGCAGTCTGGGGCCATGACCGCGCCGTCACCGACCGCACCGTCGACGTCTACATCCTCCGCCTCCGCCAGAAACTCGAAGGCGAGAACGAGTCTCTCAGCTTCATCCGCAGCGTCCGCGGCTTCGGGTATTCGTTCAACGAAGACCCTGTTCAGTCCGCCCGCCAGCCCGCTGCAAGCTGA
- a CDS encoding phosphoesterase: MRKAWFGLLFLLPLAGIAWFQARQAGRLADGSFLIPTGQRLTPAGAHIEVNDRPMGMSLSPDGRILAVATGSNFAPRALHLIDTAQQRAPQTVPVGDTFVGVAFGPSGGELYVGGGRDHDVKIFRRREDGAFTQEARIEIPGSAPSGLALTGDGRRLFVALNLKHAVAMIDLATREVRELETGSFPYTALAAGGKIYVSNWGGRKPLPGDRTDGAFPVVLDERGIPSSGTVTAFDASSGKRLSDIEVGLHPSAMAFDAKRARLYVANANSDTVSVIDTREDRVVETIRVGPFDGAPLGSSPNALALSPDGAVLYVANAANNAVAVVRTGRGKARVEGFIPTGWYPTAVALDSSGKRLWVASGYGFGSVAALPAGRSGRSYRDRAGVVSVIDIPDARQLARMTRRVLENNRDQSAQPAPAKSGHPVPMHRGQASPIRYVFYIIKENRTYDQVFGDLPQGNGDPSLVHFGRDVTPNHHALAEQFVLLDNYYAPGDQSALGHRWCTQGYASDWIHKYGNARNDANPMLFAPTDFLWDNARKHGVSVRAYGERGRTVIDPPQASWTDIYQDWKNRTGKIRLEAVPLVLGLKDIYHPVYPGFNMRITDQLRADIFLEEFRRFEKDGNLPRLVILLLPQNHTNGTAEGFPTPRATVADNDLALGRIVEAISHSRYWRESAIFVTEDDAQNGLDHVAGHRTVGLVISPWVRRRAVDSTFYTTINMYRTMEQILGLPPSNQFDLAAEPMFTVFTAQPDFAPYKALPNQIPLDEMNLPVKKLAGLARRLAEASARMDFDEPDAADEQLLNRAVWHSLFPARPYPAPARR, from the coding sequence ATGCGCAAGGCGTGGTTTGGACTGTTATTCCTGCTCCCCCTGGCCGGGATCGCGTGGTTTCAGGCGCGGCAGGCCGGCCGGCTCGCCGATGGCTCTTTTTTGATCCCGACCGGCCAGCGGCTTACGCCCGCCGGCGCGCACATTGAAGTGAACGACCGCCCCATGGGGATGAGCCTCAGCCCCGACGGCAGAATTCTCGCTGTCGCAACGGGGAGCAATTTCGCACCCCGCGCGCTGCACCTGATCGACACCGCGCAGCAGCGCGCCCCACAGACGGTCCCTGTGGGAGACACGTTCGTCGGCGTGGCGTTCGGTCCCTCCGGCGGGGAGCTGTATGTCGGCGGAGGGCGCGATCACGACGTGAAGATCTTCCGCCGCCGTGAGGACGGCGCGTTCACTCAGGAAGCCCGCATCGAAATCCCCGGTTCGGCGCCCAGCGGCCTGGCGCTGACGGGAGACGGCAGGCGCCTGTTTGTGGCGCTCAACCTGAAGCACGCGGTGGCGATGATCGACCTGGCCACTCGCGAAGTCCGCGAGCTGGAAACAGGCAGTTTCCCGTACACGGCGCTGGCCGCCGGCGGCAAGATCTACGTCAGCAACTGGGGCGGACGAAAACCGCTCCCCGGCGACCGCACCGACGGCGCCTTCCCCGTCGTGCTCGATGAGCGCGGCATTCCGTCGAGCGGCACCGTGACAGCATTCGATGCCAGCTCGGGCAAACGGCTGTCGGACATCGAAGTCGGCCTCCACCCCAGCGCCATGGCGTTCGATGCGAAGCGGGCCCGGCTCTATGTGGCCAACGCCAACAGCGATACGGTTTCGGTGATCGACACGCGCGAGGACCGGGTTGTTGAGACGATCCGCGTAGGACCGTTCGATGGCGCGCCGCTCGGCAGTTCGCCCAACGCGCTCGCCCTCTCGCCCGATGGCGCGGTTCTCTATGTCGCCAACGCGGCCAACAACGCCGTGGCCGTGGTGCGCACAGGCCGCGGCAAGGCGCGCGTGGAAGGGTTCATTCCCACGGGCTGGTATCCCACCGCCGTGGCGCTGGACAGCAGCGGCAAACGTTTGTGGGTGGCCAGCGGCTACGGTTTCGGCTCGGTGGCGGCATTGCCCGCGGGGCGCTCAGGGCGCAGTTACCGCGACCGCGCCGGCGTCGTCTCCGTCATCGATATTCCGGACGCGCGCCAGCTGGCGCGGATGACGCGGCGAGTGCTTGAGAACAACCGCGACCAGAGCGCCCAACCCGCACCCGCAAAGTCCGGCCATCCCGTCCCCATGCACCGCGGCCAGGCCTCGCCTATCCGGTACGTCTTCTACATCATCAAAGAAAACCGCACCTACGACCAGGTCTTTGGCGATCTCCCGCAGGGCAACGGCGACCCGTCGCTGGTTCACTTCGGCCGCGATGTCACGCCCAATCATCATGCCTTGGCCGAGCAGTTCGTGCTGCTGGACAACTACTACGCGCCGGGCGATCAGTCCGCACTCGGCCACCGCTGGTGCACGCAGGGATACGCGAGCGACTGGATCCACAAGTACGGCAACGCCCGCAATGACGCCAACCCGATGCTGTTCGCGCCCACCGATTTCCTTTGGGACAACGCGCGGAAGCACGGCGTGAGCGTGCGCGCCTACGGAGAGCGCGGCCGCACGGTGATCGATCCGCCGCAGGCGTCGTGGACGGATATTTATCAGGACTGGAAGAACCGGACCGGGAAAATCCGCCTCGAGGCCGTGCCTCTGGTGCTCGGCCTGAAGGACATCTATCACCCCGTTTACCCGGGATTCAATATGCGCATAACCGACCAGTTGCGGGCTGATATTTTCCTGGAAGAATTCCGGCGGTTCGAAAAAGACGGCAACCTCCCGCGGCTCGTCATCCTGCTCCTTCCGCAGAATCACACCAACGGCACAGCCGAAGGTTTCCCCACCCCGCGCGCCACCGTCGCCGACAACGACCTCGCCCTCGGCCGCATCGTCGAGGCCATTTCGCACAGCCGGTACTGGCGCGAGTCGGCCATCTTCGTCACCGAAGACGACGCACAAAATGGCCTCGATCACGTCGCCGGGCACCGCACCGTCGGACTCGTCATCTCCCCGTGGGTCCGCCGCCGTGCCGTTGACAGCACCTTCTACACCACCATCAACATGTACCGGACCATGGAGCAGATCCTCGGCCTGCCGCCCTCCAATCAGTTCGACCTCGCCGCCGAACCGATGTTCACGGTTTTCACGGCGCAGCCGGACTTCGCGCCCTACAAGGCGCTTCCGAACCAGATCCCCCTCGACGAAATGAACCTGCCCGTGAAAAAACTCGCGGGGCTCGCGCGCCGGCTGGCGGAAGCCTCCGCCCGAATGGACTTCGATGAGCCCGACGCGGCCGACGAGCAGCTCCTGAACCGCGCCGTCTGGCACTCGCTCTTTCCGGCGCGGCCGTACCCGGCCCCGGCGCGGCGCTGA
- the ahpD gene encoding alkyl hydroperoxide reductase AhpD, giving the protein MMNLTEIAESLPAYAKDLKLNLQNVLVQQELTEQQTWTTAVACALACRNETLSRAILAEASQKLSPQQLESAKAAFAIMEMNNIYYRFRHMLSKDEYANIPARLRMQAIRMHGGDPVDFELACLAASSINGCEACIKSHEAVVREKGVTPEAVVASVRIAATLHAVAAVLEAPQA; this is encoded by the coding sequence ATGATGAATCTGACAGAAATAGCCGAATCTCTGCCTGCCTACGCGAAGGATTTGAAGCTGAATCTCCAGAACGTACTGGTCCAGCAGGAGCTGACGGAGCAGCAGACGTGGACCACGGCTGTGGCCTGCGCTCTGGCCTGCCGGAATGAAACGCTGAGCCGCGCCATCCTGGCCGAGGCCTCGCAGAAGCTGTCTCCGCAGCAGCTGGAATCGGCGAAGGCGGCGTTCGCCATCATGGAGATGAACAACATCTACTACCGGTTCCGGCACATGCTGTCGAAGGACGAGTACGCCAACATCCCGGCCCGGCTGCGCATGCAGGCCATCCGGATGCACGGCGGCGACCCGGTGGACTTCGAGCTGGCCTGTCTGGCGGCGTCTTCGATCAACGGCTGCGAGGCCTGCATCAAGTCGCACGAAGCGGTCGTGCGCGAAAAGGGTGTGACGCCAGAAGCTGTTGTGGCCAGTGTGCGCATCGCCGCGACCCTGCACGCCGTGGCGGCGGTGCTGGAAGCCCCGCAGGCCTGA
- a CDS encoding alkyl hydroperoxide reductase, whose protein sequence is MLGVGQKFPDFNLKATVDTDLKKAFTDISLDTYKGKWKVIFFWPKDFTFVCPTEIVGFAKLNKQFQDRDAQVLGCSTDSEFVHLAWRQHHADLKDLPFPMLADIKRELTSALGILDPAAGVAQRATYIVDPDNIIRFVMVTDLNVGRNVDEVLRVLDALQTDELCPCNWQKGQETIHI, encoded by the coding sequence ATGCTTGGAGTCGGACAGAAATTTCCGGATTTCAACCTGAAAGCGACGGTGGACACGGACCTGAAGAAGGCGTTCACCGATATCTCCCTGGACACGTACAAGGGCAAGTGGAAGGTGATTTTCTTCTGGCCGAAGGACTTCACGTTCGTCTGCCCGACCGAGATCGTCGGCTTCGCCAAGCTGAACAAGCAGTTCCAGGACCGCGACGCGCAGGTGCTGGGCTGCAGCACGGACAGCGAGTTCGTCCATCTGGCGTGGCGGCAGCACCACGCGGACCTGAAGGACCTGCCGTTCCCGATGCTGGCTGACATCAAGCGGGAGCTGACCTCCGCGCTGGGCATTCTGGATCCCGCCGCCGGCGTGGCGCAGCGGGCCACCTACATCGTGGACCCGGACAACATCATCCGCTTCGTGATGGTGACCGACCTGAACGTCGGCCGCAACGTGGATGAAGTGCTGCGCGTGCTCGACGCCCTGCAGACTGACGAACTGTGCCCCTGCAACTGGCAGAAGGGCCAGGAAACGATCCACATCTGA